A genome region from Schistocerca americana isolate TAMUIC-IGC-003095 chromosome 1, iqSchAmer2.1, whole genome shotgun sequence includes the following:
- the LOC124568125 gene encoding testis-specific gene A8 protein-like has protein sequence MASRGILQIYQKECRAGLLVLDATGHRDPRREAASPDAASTAAEWAPDKALRGQTPWGCLRKAAAGQAAQPPLGKAARLRGRRPSAPKAVATEEGPQAPERSPGALPDEAAREASTGRAVGVVAATAAAAALGAAAKSEDAAGTRRGPNLWTKNERQNPGGQRGATGSDASCAPQ, from the coding sequence cttctggtactggacgcgacggggcatcgggacccacgaagagaggcagcgtctcctgacgctgcgtcgacggctgctgagtgggcgccggacaaggcgctgcggggtcagactccttgggggtgcctaaggaaagcggctgcaggacaggctgcacagccaccgcttgggaaggcggcccggctgaggggtcgacgtccatcagctccgaaggcggtggcgactgaagagggaccgcaggcgccggagcgatcacctggggcgctcccggatgaagctgcgcgggaggcatcaacgggacgggctgtcggcgtggtagcggcgacggctgctgctgctgccctgggggcggcagcgaagtcggaagacgcggctggaacccgccgcggaccaaatctgtggacaaagaacgagcggcagaatccgggcggccagcgcggcgcaactggttctgatgcctcctgtgcaccccagtag